From one Thamnophis elegans isolate rThaEle1 chromosome 9, rThaEle1.pri, whole genome shotgun sequence genomic stretch:
- the C9H4orf33 gene encoding UPF0462 protein C4orf33 homolog codes for MEFKIEHTWNSFPVSHDPIIISLSPEKAGILMELNAPFFNDPPAPPVEPGKPFNGLWDYEVVEAFFLNYQTQQYLEVELCPHGQHLILFLCGRRNICRKELPLKFEVSRATTKWSGRAHLPWNFFPPNTDRFNAFAIHGSDVNRTYEALYPIPQNEVHSNQEPDFHRLEYFKIFSFKQLMGKNWKQIESDLWESCVR; via the exons ATGGAGTTTAAAATTGAACATACATGGAACAGCTTTCCGGTGTCCCATGATCCAATAATAATCAGTCTGAGTCCAGAAAAGGCTGGAATACTGATGGAATTGAATGCTCCATTTTTCAATGATCCTCCAGCTCCTCCTGTTGAACCAGGAAAACCATTCAATGGATTATGGGACTATGAGG TTGTAGAAGCCTTCTTCTTGAATTACCAAACCCAGCAGTATCTAGAAGTAGAGCTCTGCCC GCATGGCCAACATCTTATATTGTTCCTTTGTGGCAGACGGAATATCTGCAGA AAAGAACTTCCTTTAAAATTTGAAGTTTCAAGAGCAACTACCAAATGGAGTGGCCGTGCTCATTTGCCTTGGAATTTTTTCCCTCCCAACACTGACAGATTTAATGCATTTGCAATTCATGGATCAGATGTGAACAGAACATATGAAGCTCTCTATCCTATTCCTCAAAATGAAGTTCACAGTAACCAGGAACCTGATTT CCATCGtctggaatattttaaaattttcagtTTCAAACAATTAATGGGAAAAAATTGGAAACAGATAGAATCAGACTTGTGGGAATCCTGTGTGAGATGA